From the genome of Rhododendron vialii isolate Sample 1 chromosome 10a, ASM3025357v1:
TGCAGttttgaaggccttggcaaaggtccccgaccatcaagcccccggcttatgcaaatttatttttcaattatcttCTATCTTAGGGTCAACGACCATCAAGGCCACGGCTTAtccaatttatctttcaattataATTACTTTCCcgttcaatctagccaagcctagattttatgtccttttatttccttgtacccaaactttgttaaaccgattaataaagtttgttttcgttcTTTCATTACCTTTcagtcctttccttttcttttaaccATTTTCTAACAACGGTTAGGAAATATTTAAGTCCTTATCCAGCAAAGGCGAACAACGAACCatcacgaggccttaccctttggGCCAAGCACAATGACTCGAAAGAAGTCAGATTTTTGAGGCACGAAGGCCTTAAAACAACTCGGACAGCAACCCTGTCCTGGCACGCCCCCGCATTCCAAGCCAATTCcgtttttgcactttttgtgaGAAACAATTGAGAGGAGAGATAATAATCATGCTGGAGAGATCTATCAAATTAGCTTAAGAAGTTGTAGTTCGAGAAGATCTAGCCATCTACGTTTGTTGGGTATTACGAAATACTATGTCATTGATAGAGCTCaatgaagaaaaatgatttatgtAACCGACCCCAATTAATTGAAACTTAAGACTcagtttgatttgttttggttttctttcgTGCAAATCGGGCTCGTGGGCCTTGTTGGCTTCATGCATGGTAGATCCATTCGTAATACATGTCCCTTAATTTGTGCATTGTATATCATCACTTTATACTAACCCGTGTATTGTTGGGCTTTGTAGGGGACTTGATAGGCATTCCAAATCTTCCAGCTTTTGCAAATCCTTCAGCTACAGGAAGAAATATTCTGAGGGGAGTAAATTATGCTTCCGCCGCGGCCGGGATTCTGGATGAGACCGGACAAAATCTAGTAAGATTCCcaaattatttttacaaaaactttAAGTCCATTTCTTTTGCGAGTTTTGGCTATTATATAGTATCCTGTTATGATCTTGTGATGATGATCGTCGATGCTGCCTGCAGGGCCAGCGATTCAGTTTAAGCCAACAAGTTGAGAATTTTGAGAAAACCTTGAATCAGTTGAGGAACACTATGAACATGAGCGATGAAGAAATAAGCCATTACTTGTCAAAGGCATTAGTGGTGATGACACTTGGTAGCAATGACTACATCAACAACTATCTTGTTCCTTCCATGTATCCCACCAGCTTCATGTACAACCCTAAAGACTATGCAGATCTGCTCATCGAACGTTACGCAAGGCAGATACTAGTAAGACTCAATCGTATCTTTGTTGACTATTCATTCACTTCTTTTGGAGTATAGCAGGGTTTTAATTGCGATATCGAGAAATATAATGGTATCAGAGGTCCAAAATTCTTTATGTAGCGGTCGATATGCTACACAACGGCCTTTCTTTAAAAAGCAGATGACAAATTTGAGAAACTCACTTTTTTTCAGTCACTAACTTCCAGAATACCAAAAGTCATCTCCCTAGCTCACTATTCATTCTTATTCCTCACTTGATTGCCACACAAATTAGCACAAAAGCACACATCTATTTATAGGCTGACTCTTCAACTAAAATGGGAGGTGATTTGTATCACAAACACTCTATGTCGCTTAATGTTTTCGTGAAAAAACATGGACATGGACAATTTTGTCATAGGCCTTGCAAGAGATCCACTTCCTTGTTCTTTATGGGCTCTCAGGGACACTAACATGCGGATAAAAGTGACCCTTTGCCTTTGCCCCTCCGCCCGCCTCCTCGTACCTCAATGAGTCGTCAGGTCGCTTCTATCAATCCCATGCCCAAGTTTTTAATGCCAAAGaggtatttggattttgaactATCACTGTACAGCTATTTTGCCAATAAATTGGATCGCTGACAGGAACGGATCCAAGAATATAGTTTAGTGGGGGCACCTGTTAATTATAatagagaaaattcatttttttagtcaattatagtaagatcgtacaaaattaagggATACATTACTAACTATAAAAGTTTATAACAcatactttaagttaaattaggtaaaaatgagtacaaaatctcagacaaaattttaaagtactctctccgtccctttttaagtgtcctgcttcgtaactccaacttattaaaaagacatcatcattacacctttcacatcaactttttcctccactttccctacttacccatcatcattacacttttactcactaacttttcaaaataaaatttacttttagggacaaaatagacaatacaccaacttttacccccctaactttacaaaatggacacttattaagggacagcccaaaatggaatactggacataaaaaaagggacggagggagtatgttttaaatgaacatcgacaagttGTAGAATGCTTGAAGtagctagttttgttaataactttattttgaaatatttctcctaaatggttaaaaataaagagaatcaagaaagaataactCTAAATAGACAAACAACTCATAAAAGAACAAGTATAAATGTATCATATGATGAAATATTAATTCaggcataaaactaattctatatgtgtattttcgagatatatgcaagtgtgtatatttatttaatatgttagcacacttttataattatgctaatttatacaaaaatatattttaaaaaattaattttgagtgGGGGCACGTACCCCGCGTGACCCCCTTTGGGTCCGTCCCTGATCACTGATGCATAGTTGTATCATGGGTCCCAATGAGTATCATGAGACAGCTATTTGCATGTCAAGGGGCAACAATTTGGCACTCGGAGGCTTGACCCTGCAGAATCACATGAAAGTTTTCACATTCTATGTGAAGACTGCATGCATTCATCCCTATAGAGTAGTAGCGTGAATCCCATCCCGGACAAAGGCAGTGTTACTAGCACATCATTCACAGTGATTTTTCCCCCTTAAAATTCAAGGAAATATATGTCCATGGTATTGCTCTTCATGAATCTttacataaaattaaaaaaaaaaaaaagtgaaaggacCGGTGAACTTAATTATAAAAGTTCTTAATTTGTTGCAGGCAATGCATGGTTTAGGGTTGCGGAAGTTCTTTTTCGGAGGAATCGGCCCCCTTGGTTGCATTCCGAATCAAATAGCAACTAGTCTTGCACCCGGTGGAAAGTGTGTATCTTTTGTGAACGATTTGGTTGGCATGTTCAACACCAGACTAACAAGTCTTGTTGATCAGCTTAACACTAAGCATCCTGAGGCTATATTTGTTTATGGTAATACTTATGGAGCTTTCAGTGACATACTTAACAATCCAGCTGCTTATGGTAAGAACTCGAGAGACACCACTTAGGAGAGACTTAATTAGTACATTCCTTCCACAATCTAGGTGGAGTTTGGACCAACACATATAACAACTCTGTTAACATCCTTAGCCCTTTCAGttgttagtaaaaaaaaatttgctttcgGTCAaattattttacctttttgtcTTAACGAGATGAATTTGAAGAGTAAATTTATAAAACAAACATTGAAAGAAGTTTAAGTAAagcaaaataatccaaaaagtttatttgttttgataataTAATAACTAGAGTAGCTGAATGAATTTAATTATTGCAGGATTTAAGGTGATTGATAGAGGGTGCTGTGGTGTTGGGAGAAATGAAGGACAAGTAACATGCCTTCCATTTTCAATTCCATGCAGAGAAAGGAACCATTATATGTTCTGGGATGCCTTCCATCCCACCCAAGCTGTGCATCAAATCCTTGCTCAAAGAGCTTACACTGGCCCACCTTCTGATTGCTACCCAATCAATCTTCAACAAATGGCACTTCTTTAATATTTAAATACactctttttcaatttcattttacATCTATCAGGGTTTGATGAGCCTCCAAAATCTATCATGTTATGTTATTAAACTTAATTATGTAAGTTTTCAAGTGCTTAAAGTAATATCAACTACCTGGCCTGCCTTATATATGTGTACTAGTGTTAGTCCGTGtttacggcactacgcatcccggttggaaggggatgacagttgtgtgatttaggtgaaaaccataGGCACTTAACCAGAAAGTGAGAGGATGCACTACAACCtttagatcaaatgaatctaaaccgttccaacaatttgtccccacacccttctgttttataatagagatggaGTCCTGCTATTGGTACAAACGAAAGGGTGTACATATGGTGTACATCAccgtgtggggtccactatgggtcccacacaaatgattcagtccgttaataaattttaaaatattttttctaatggccctataaaaaatcagctcaattgaatatgtttaagtacttgatccgatcttctaactttttattcaaaaattagacaatgaaaagttaaaagatTAAATCAAATACTTACACATattcaattgagttgatttttagcTAGGgcactcaaaaaaatattttaaaatttatcaacgGAAAAGATTATTCGTGTGGAACCCATAGTGGGTCCCACACGGCAATGTACACCATATGTACACTTCATTTGTGCTCTTAGCATTTTTTATGTGTATGTATCCTTATAGTCATTTTACGAGGAGcttgacttctttttttaattggaaaaaagaagatattAAACTCAATAACGGATACATTAACGAGAGAGGAAAAAAGCTCCTAGGGTAAGAAAAACTGAAGGAGACTACcaaagattcaaaatacatCAAAACATTCTCCCACCCCGTAAACATCTATCCACAGCTACCAACATTTGTGGAAAGAAAAAGCAGCAACTCGAAGATCAGGCCACAAGTAGCAGCAGAAGCACATACCAGTAGACAATATCAATCATcattttgttcttcttctttaaaaGAGGGTGACCGTTACCCTCCAtcttattgattgaaatggtgTAGGTTCCACCTCTgaaatacactttttggtaagcataaTATCACTTTGTAGTGCGATTCACATTATTTCAACTAATAAGAATGAGGGTAATGTTCTCACACTTTTAAGGAGAGTAAACAAAACTAAATCTCTAAgactgctgattttgccactcctttttttttgttaatgtcactcccccaaaaaaatacacttgcagggaaatgacgttaacaaaaaatgaagtggcaaaatcattccCCTTCTCTAAAATGGCATTACAAACCACGCACCAatttttaccaaaaagaaaaaccacgCACCAATATATATCCTTGCCACATACCCTCAGATCTTAACCAGAGACCCATATTTATAGCTAAATAAAATCTCCTCCAAAGCTTACTCTAAACCGCTGACCCACAAAGAAAGACTTGagactcaaaaaaatatgacaggATCCCACCCCCCCTTCCACTCAAAAAACCCCATTTCATAAATGTTGTGTTTTTCGAGATGGGGCGTAACATATGGTGTGTGATgctgtaagtttttttttttttgtttaatacgGATAAAGTTacggagtagtttttttttaatttattgttCGATACTCCTACTTCTTAGTGTTTTCCtgttggaaaaaattaaaaaaaaacccgctAAATTTACACCCCAATATCCCATAGGTCTCCAAACTTAACGTATTTTCAATTAAACCtccaaagtttacaaaaactTTACAATTAAGCCTTTGCCGTTAAGTTACAAACAAGAAGTTAACGGGAAGTGCTGATCTCTCCATCCCCTTCCGTTTTGGAGGgaaatttctttacttttctctCTATCCAGTGGTTACACCAGTTGGAGGGAAAAACTCCCACCTTTTCcctactctttctctctcctctctattCCTTTATAAAGGACTCTCCTTCCTAGACACAAACAAAACTGGACACAAAACAGGCCAATTCCATGTAAGCACATTGTCATTACTGGACATAAACAAAACCACAATTCATACCTTACAAAcataaacaggaaaaaaaacaaagttcacAAACCATTTCACTAATGCTTAATGCATTTAAACATTCATGGAAACAAACCATGAAACAACAAACTTCATTACTGGACAGAGCCAGTTAACTGCATTTTACCattctttacaaaaaaaaaaaaaaaacagggccTAACATCATGGATTCAATTTACAAAAACCATCATGGATCCATATTCAAAGACCATGTCCCTGCCTGTACCATAATCATATGCCTGCCTGGATTCAATTTACAAAAACCATCATAGAACCATATTCAAAGTCTTTGCAGGCAATAATTAAAACCTAACCTATTAATCTTTAAGTCCAAAAAGCAAACATAGTTTGTGGTACTGCCAAACTAACATATTAAATTTTGTGATTGCTAAGTGCCCAACTGTTGGTGATAGAGCCAACTTTCCTCCTAGAGTTTCCTTTGTTGGAGACAGAGCTATTGATGGTTAAGGAAAATGTTGCCTTTGATTGCTAGGATCCCACACGAGGAGTTGGAGTTGCATTCTTCCTCACCTGCAATTAAAACTAATTAATGTTATAAACTTCAATTCCATTCTTCCTCACCTACAATTAAAATAAAAGTAGGGACAATAACACATTACCATTGGTAGCTTAGCCCTTCTAGGTGCAGTGTTTGGGGTTGGGGTTGCTTTCTATTGGTTGCTGCACTTGCATTCCTCTTCATTGGTGCAATGTATGGAGTTGGGGTTGCATTTCTATTGTTTGCTGCACTTGCATTCATCCTCACCTACAGTTATAAACAACTCCCAGTGATCAAATAAAGTTggaaaagaaattttgaatttgcaattagaaaataaattaagttgtaagaAAAATTAGATAACCATTGGTGCAGGGCTTGGGGTTGCATTGGTATTGGTTGTTGCATTGTTCCTGACCTGCATTGTTCCAAATACAATTATTAACGAATACAATTGAAGTTATGCACAAATACAGttgtaaaaaaaatggtaataGATGCAGGAGTTGGAGTTGGGGTTGGAGTTGCACTGGTAGATGCAGGATTTGGAGTTGGGGTTGCACTGGTAGATGCACCTTGCTTGCACCCTCTTTTGTTGTGGCCCACTGTCCCACATGCACTGCACCTCATCTTAACGCCTCTCTTACTTAATTTGGTTGGATCTTGTGGCTCATCAGACTCCCTCCTCCTAGCTTTTTTGGGTCTGCCACTTCTCTTTTTCACATCAGGTGGTAACATGAATGCATCACCTTTGATTAAAGCCATTGCCCCATTAAAAATCATCTCATAAAAATCTACAGTAGTAAATTCACCAACTTCTGAAGCCATGTTCACTAATTCCATTTAAGAAATTTCATATTCATCACAAAAATCAAAGCATGTCACAGTACCCCTACATAAACCCGTGTTCGAATTCCCTTGAACACACCCCCATGATGCATTCTAAGAGTGAAATGTTCAGAATCTGCACATCATTCaagcaataaacaaaataaatcgCAAA
Proteins encoded in this window:
- the LOC131304092 gene encoding GDSL esterase/lipase At1g71250-like; its protein translation is MGAPDSQPVYRMIISLITVIFSCGFNDGVVALVMGTSPPDSPPAGPEKQFTALFAFGDSITDNGNNNYFLSSLAKANYVPYGVDFEEGPSGRFSNGRTCLDYIGDLIGIPNLPAFANPSATGRNILRGVNYASAAAGILDETGQNLGQRFSLSQQVENFEKTLNQLRNTMNMSDEEISHYLSKALVVMTLGSNDYINNYLVPSMYPTSFMYNPKDYADLLIERYARQILAMHGLGLRKFFFGGIGPLGCIPNQIATSLAPGGKCVSFVNDLVGMFNTRLTSLVDQLNTKHPEAIFVYGNTYGAFSDILNNPAAYGFKVIDRGCCGVGRNEGQVTCLPFSIPCRERNHYMFWDAFHPTQAVHQILAQRAYTGPPSDCYPINLQQMALL